In the genome of Vespa crabro chromosome 1, iyVesCrab1.2, whole genome shotgun sequence, the window GATATCAAATTCGACTTTTCTTTGACTTTTTTGATTTTCCCAATGTAAACCTTGTAAGCCCATATTTGTATTTGATGGTGCTATCTCGATTGCATCATAATCTATGCTTCGATTTTGTGACATTGGCGTTGATGACGGCAAAGTCGATAATGACGAGGACGGGATTACCGACGCAGTAGCCATCGTTGTTTGGGAGTGAACTTCGTTCGGTTGCTCGTATTCAATGCTCTTTTTCCTGTTCTCAGCCATT includes:
- the LOC124431770 gene encoding uncharacterized protein LOC124431770; this encodes MSLKRIFPERGSYKVTSPNNSMQMAENRKKSIEYEQPNEVHSQTTMATASVIPSSSLSTLPSSTPMSQNRSIDYDAIEIAPSNTNMGLQGLHWENQKSQRKVEFDIDSGSHSSKDNKCEECLINCLYYTHECCDCAIL